Below is a genomic region from Aquamicrobium sp..
ATGTCCATCGAGCTGCTGCGCATCTGGACCGAGCAGCCCAAGACGATCGTCTTCGTCACCCACTCGATCTCCGAGGCCGTCATGCTGGCCGATCGCGTGGTGGTGCTGTCGGCGCGGCCCGGGCGCATCGAGGAGATCGTCCCGATCCCCATTCCGCGCCCGCGCAGCTTCGATTCGGAAGCCCTTCCCGAGTTCAACCGGTGTGTCCGGCATATCCGGTCCCTGATCACCAGCAGGCATTGAGGAGCGCCGGTCATGATGTTGCGCAAGTTCTGGCACTACGGCCAAGACGTCATTCTCCCGACGGCGGTCTTCGCCTTCATGCTTCTGGCGTGGGAGCTCGCCGTCAAGGCGTTCAGCGTGCCGCAATATCTGCTGCCCGCCCCGTCGGTGATCTACGCCGCGACCGTGGCCGAGGGCCCGGCCGTCATGTTCCATACCTGGGCTACGATCCGCACCGTCCTTGCCGGGTTTCTGCTGTCCGTCGCGGTCAGCATCCCGCTCGGCTTCACGCTGGCCTCGTCGCGCTACGCCTCCAACGCCATCTATCCGCTGCTGGTGCTGACGCAGGCGATCCCCAAGGTCGCGCTGGCGCCGATCCTGGTCATCGCCCTCGGCGCCAACGAGATGCCGCGCATCGCGGTGACATTCCTGGTCGCGTTCTTCCCGCTGGTGATCTCGGTGGCGACCGGCCTGATGTCGACCCCCTCGGAGCTGATCGAGCTCGGCCGCAGCTATCGCGCCGGCCGGCTGCAGGAGTTCTTCAGGATACGCATA
It encodes:
- a CDS encoding ABC transporter permease, yielding MMLRKFWHYGQDVILPTAVFAFMLLAWELAVKAFSVPQYLLPAPSVIYAATVAEGPAVMFHTWATIRTVLAGFLLSVAVSIPLGFTLASSRYASNAIYPLLVLTQAIPKVALAPILVIALGANEMPRIAVTFLVAFFPLVISVATGLMSTPSELIELGRSYRAGRLQEFFRIRIPFAIPFIFSGLKSAITLSVVGAVVGEFVTSDRGLGNLIQTSTAFFQVPLAFGAVTILAILGIVLFQIITAIERVFFP